The Aeromicrobium yanjiei genome includes a region encoding these proteins:
- a CDS encoding tyrosine-protein phosphatase: protein MTVVEGLVNLRDLGGLPVVGGGVTEAGVLYRSDAPYPDDEHPDHVPIWPPAAVLDLRSQAERDVIGHAWTGETRLHHHPLHDAAAPTSQRSPHLAGLYADILDSVPERIAGVLAVAAQADGPLLIHCAAGKDRTGIAVAALLLAADVEPEAVVADYVVTADNMESLRTRWKRKGKVPLPGRPDIPAAWLLAPEDAIRHVVARFMDWPGGASSWLVDHGASPQDLERWRARFTS from the coding sequence ATGACGGTCGTCGAGGGGCTGGTCAACCTGCGCGACCTGGGCGGCCTGCCGGTCGTCGGCGGGGGAGTCACGGAGGCGGGCGTCCTCTACCGCAGCGACGCCCCATATCCCGATGACGAACATCCGGACCACGTCCCGATCTGGCCGCCCGCAGCCGTCCTGGACCTGCGCTCCCAGGCTGAACGGGATGTCATCGGACACGCATGGACCGGCGAGACGCGTCTGCATCACCACCCCTTGCATGACGCGGCTGCGCCGACCTCGCAACGATCACCTCATCTGGCGGGCCTCTACGCCGACATCCTCGATTCGGTCCCCGAGCGGATCGCGGGGGTCCTGGCCGTGGCCGCACAGGCGGACGGGCCTCTGCTGATCCATTGCGCGGCCGGCAAGGACCGCACCGGGATCGCGGTTGCTGCATTGCTGCTGGCGGCCGATGTCGAGCCCGAGGCGGTGGTCGCGGACTATGTGGTCACAGCGGACAACATGGAGTCGCTGCGGACGCGCTGGAAGCGCAAGGGCAAGGTTCCACTGCCCGGCCGCCCCGACATCCCCGCCGCATGGCTGCTCGCGCCCGAGGATGCGATCCGACACGTCGTCGCCCGATTCATGGACTGGCCGGGGGGCGCGAGCTCCTGGCTCGTCGATCACGGCGCCTCGCCGCAGGATCTCGAGAGGTGGCGAGCTCGCTTCACGTCTTGA